The Fusarium oxysporum Fo47 chromosome II, complete sequence genome includes a region encoding these proteins:
- a CDS encoding Cation/H+ exchanger yields the protein MPVLNLSELNIVLGVLGAFMILYGIISVKIKQAWYLGEALPAVFFGVILGPIAAKFIESEKWGSAEPGQTSAITLGIARVMIGVQLVIAGYQLPAKYGLTRWKEMALCLLPIMTVMWLCTTACIMVTIPNLTLLAALVIGSCVTCTDPILSQAIAKGPFADKYVARPLREVISAEAGANDGFGFPFLMLATYLIQHAENPPAAAKAVAEGVSGGEAGHALMARAGEVGRLGGGVGVAMANWFVETWLYTIVLSIAYGAVLGYGSCKGVKFALKSKWIDEESYVLFPTALGLFTVGTCGALGTDDLLACFVTGMALNWDGNYLRETERRHDEVNSCVDVLLNFGGFMYIGAILPWGDFHDPTGTGITWGRLIGLGLLILVFRRLPAIFAFYKLMPDVCTNWKEALFMGYFGPIGAGAVFYVEHARHLFPHDGEGDEEETNLVRAMGPVVYWLVLFSIIVHGLSIPALNIFYHYTGKAPIRDDAVELRRISVRVATPPNAIAGDKDTFIAYNRFSRHVDPSAVHLPSRKSLDNHDLSDDEDLGKGQKHGIAFV from the exons ATGCCTGTCCTTAACCTCTCTGAGCTGAACATTGTTCTCGGCGTCTTGG GCGCTTTCATGATCCTTTATGGCATCATCtctgtcaagatcaagcaggCTTGGTATCTTGGCGAGGCAC TCCCCGCCGTCTTCTTTGGAGTCATTCTCGGACCTATAGCAGCAAAGTTCATCGAGAGCGAGAAATGGGGCTCCGCTGAGCCGGGACAGACCAGCGCCATCACCCTG GGCATCGCTCGAGTAATGATTGGAGTACAGCTCGTGATCGCAGGCTATCAACTCCCTGCCAAATATGGACTCACACGATGGAAAGAGATGGCTCTCTGCCTGCTCCCCATCATGACCGTCATGTGGCTTTGTACAACAGCCTGTATTATGGTCACCATCCCCAACTTGACCCTCCTTGCCGCCCTCGTCATCGGCTCCTGTGTCACCTGCACCGATCCCATTCTATCGCAGGCCATTGCAAAGGGACCCTTTGCCGATAAATATGTGGCTCGCCCATTGCGAGAAGTCATCTCCGCCGAGGCTGGTGCTAAtgatggctttggctttCCCTTCCTTATGCTCGCGACATACTTGATCCAGCACGCCGAGAACCCTCCTGCTGCAGCTAAAGCTGTCGCCGAAGGGGTGAGTGGAGGTGAGGCGGGGCATGCGTTGATGGCGCGCGCTGGTGAGGTTGGGCGTCTCGGTGGCGGCGTAGGAGTGGCCATGGCGAACTGGTTTGTTGAGACCTGGCTGTATACCATTGTATTGTCTATCGCATATGGTGCTGTCCTTGGGTACGGATCTTGCAAGGGTGTCAAATTTGCACTCAAGTC TAAATGGATCGACGAAGAATCTTATGTTCTTTTCCCGACCGCCCTTGGTCTTTTCACTGTTGGAACCTGTGGAGCCCTTGGTACTGATGACCTCTTGGCCTGCTTCGTTACAGGTATGGCTTTGAATTGGGACGGCAACTATCTTCGCGAGACTGAACGTCGTCACGATGAAGTCAACTCATGTGTCGATGTACTACTCAACTTTGGGGGATTCATGTACATTGGTGCTATTCTACCTTGGGGGGACTTCCATGATCCCACTGGTACTGGCATAACCTGGGGCCGTCTTATTGGACTTggtctcctcatccttgtctTCCGCCGTCTGCCTGCCATTTTCGCCTTCTACAAGCTCATGCCCGACGTCTGCACCAACTGGAAGGAAGCTCTATTCATGGGATACTTCGGGCCCATCGGTGCTGGCGCTGTCTTCTACGTTGAGCATGCTAGACATCTGTTTCCCCACGACGGtgaaggcgatgaagaggagacaAACCTCGTTCGTGCGATGGGCCCTGTTGTCTACTGGCTTgttctcttctccatcatcgtcCACGGGCTTTCTATCCCAGCTCTCAATATCTTCTACCATTACACTGGAAAGGCACCAATTCgggatgatgctgttgaaCTGAGACGCATCTCTGTGCGAGTCGCGACTCCTCCAAATGCTATTGCAGGAGACAAGGATACTTTTATTGCGTACAACCGCTTCAGTCGTCATGTTGACCCTAGTGCAGTTCATCTGCCATCCAGGAAATCTCTTGATAATCATGACCTCTCGGACGATGAGGATCTTGGCAAGGGGCAGAAGCACGGCATCGCGTTTGTTTAA